A region of Vitis vinifera cultivar Pinot Noir 40024 chromosome 15, ASM3070453v1 DNA encodes the following proteins:
- the LOC109121543 gene encoding probable glutathione S-transferase isoform X2, whose translation MAEEVKLFRTWSSPFALRIVWALKIKGVEYETIFEDLSNKSPSLLQYNPTHKKVPVLVHNGKPIAESYVILEYIDETWKETPLLPEDPYEKAMARFWAKFGDDKGCSLVFTSIFWGVFVKEGKEQEEAMVEAMENLQFLEEELRGKKFFGGERIGFVDLALGWLANLISILEDVAGLKIVGEDKFPLLSTWMKDFADSPIIKDNWPPRDKMIAKFQALRDAKLAAAASK comes from the exons ATGGCGGAAGAAGTGAAACTTTTCAGAACATGGTCAAGTCCTTTTGCTCTGAGGATTGTTTGGGCTCTCAAAATCAAAGGCGTAGAGTATGAAACCATATTTGAAGATCTCTCCAACAAGAGCCCTTCACTTCTCCAGTATAATCCTACCCACAAAAAGGTTCCAGTTCTTGTACACAATGGAAAACCGATCGCTGAATCGTATGTCATTCTTGAATACATTGATGAGACATGGAAGGAAACTCCCTTGTTGCCTGAAGACCCTTACGAGAAAGCCATGGCCCGCTTCTGGGCCAAATTTGGTGATGATAAAGGTTGTTCCTTG GTTTTTACATCAATTTTTTGGGGTGTCTTCGTTAAGGAAGGTAAAGAGCAGGAGGAAGCTATGGTTGAAGCCATGGAGAACCTCCAGTTCTTGGAAGAAGAACTCAGGGGAAAGAAGTTCTTTGGTGGAGAAAGGATTGGGTTTGTTGATCTTGCATTGGGTTGGCTTGCTAACTTGATCAGCATATTGGAAGATGTAGCTGGCCTGAAAATTGTGGGTGAAGACAAGTTTCCATTGTTGTCGACGTGGATGAAAGACTTTGCGGATTCTCCAATAATCAAGGACAACTGGCCACCTCGAGACAAGATGATTGCCAAGTTCCAGGCCCTTCGTGATGCCAAACTTGCAGCAGCAGCATCTAAATGA
- the LOC109121543 gene encoding probable glutathione S-transferase isoform X1: protein MKPYLKISPTRALHFSSIILPTKRFQFLYTMENRSLNRMSFLNTLMRHGRKLPCCLKTLTRKPWPASGPNLVMIKVFTSIFWGVFVKEGKEQEEAMVEAMENLQFLEEELRGKKFFGGERIGFVDLALGWLANLISILEDVAGLKIVGEDKFPLLSTWMKDFADSPIIKDNWPPRDKMIAKFQALRDAKLAAAASK, encoded by the exons ATGAAACCATATTTGAAGATCTCTCCAACAAGAGCCCTTCACTTCTCCAGTATAATCCTACCCACAAAAAGGTTCCAGTTCTTGTACACAATGGAAAACCGATCGCTGAATCGTATGTCATTCTTGAATACATTGATGAGACATGGAAGGAAACTCCCTTGTTGCCTGAAGACCCTTACGAGAAAGCCATGGCCCGCTTCTGGGCCAAATTTGGTGATGATAAAG GTTTTTACATCAATTTTTTGGGGTGTCTTCGTTAAGGAAGGTAAAGAGCAGGAGGAAGCTATGGTTGAAGCCATGGAGAACCTCCAGTTCTTGGAAGAAGAACTCAGGGGAAAGAAGTTCTTTGGTGGAGAAAGGATTGGGTTTGTTGATCTTGCATTGGGTTGGCTTGCTAACTTGATCAGCATATTGGAAGATGTAGCTGGCCTGAAAATTGTGGGTGAAGACAAGTTTCCATTGTTGTCGACGTGGATGAAAGACTTTGCGGATTCTCCAATAATCAAGGACAACTGGCCACCTCGAGACAAGATGATTGCCAAGTTCCAGGCCCTTCGTGATGCCAAACTTGCAGCAGCAGCATCTAAATGA